The following are encoded together in the Thermothelomyces thermophilus ATCC 42464 chromosome 3, complete sequence genome:
- a CDS encoding uncharacterized protein (WSC carbohydrate-binding protein), with protein sequence MAPFKMVAAAAALALVGHVQATEIPLPPCLDPFQPFVYSGCFGESAGTQLLPFRPPLDQQEGTVEKCVATCKGNGYRYAGLVYYGVCYCGQTVNGPQVDDSQCDLPCNGNKSETCGGNGHFSVYSDPTFLPVDHVTVADYEPLGCWTDDSSLGRALTYRQVQLDSATLTTEKRLQACRDGGFPFAGTEYSGECYCGVVIGNDTYAAPADECDMPCNGNADETCGGRSRLNLYVAEELGSLQPCGYQPSVSSSTSLPPSSTVTSTTSSSTSSSTAPPETSTITSTSTTPATSTTSTSSSACVSTTVVPPQCEYKCGKWCSSPLPDWNDPKTCKNAWSSCHVQVASCFKQAGWPDVLDCFEFSQWCADIAKYCDSNPRGGCRKDDFWGKKPPKGGAHPSTTITVTATCAPATGTEPPATSTKPPASSTTTRCPIPTPTNICIQPSSPLYGYGPGKPVGGIDMPVVSCNDLPNEWAQFPFKGYTDRDSRNCRKYQRNQCTNVCADACKEQYEDCVNVYAEGCKRKPHGRRDVGYFEFRGSVEKRTFGWNDDFSGAVNKCKAQYSDCLRVNRGVTGAGKCTKPCGW encoded by the exons ATGGCCCCCTTCAAGATggtcgccgcggcggcggcgctggctCTCGTCGGTCACGTCCAGGCTACCGAGATTCCCCTCCCTCCGTGCCTCGACCCCTTCCAGCCATTTGTCTATTCCGGTTGCTTTGGGGAATCGGCCGGCACCCAGCTCTTGCCCTTCCGCCCTCCCCTTGACCAGCAGGAGGGCACCGTCGAGAAGTGCGTGGCCACGTGCAAGGGCAATGGCTACCGCTACGCCGGCCTCGTCTACTACGGCGTGTGCTACTGCGGCCAGACCGTCAACGGACCGCAGGTCGACGACTCGCAGTGCGACCTCCCCTGCAATGGCAACAAGTCCGAGACGTGCGGCGGTAACGGCCACTTTTCTGTCTACTCTGACCCCACCTTCCTGCCTGTCGACCATGTCACCGTTGCCGACTACGAACCTCTCGGCTGCTGGACCGACGACTCGAGCCTGGGCCGCGCCCTGACATACCGTCAGGTCCAGCTCGACAGCGCCACCCTGACCACCGAGAAGCGTCTGCAGGCCTGCCGCGACGGCGGCTTCCCCTTTGCCGGAACCGAGTACAGCG GTGAATGCTACTGCGGCGTCGTCATCGGCAACGACACCTATGCTGCGCCCGCTGACGAGTGCGACATGCCCTGCAACGGCAACGCGGACGAGACCTGCGGTGGCCGCAGCCGCCTGAACCTCTACGTCGCCGAGGAGCTGGGATCGCTCCAACCCTGTGGTTACCAGCCCTCCGTCTCGAGCAGCACCTCGCTGCCGCCGTCTTCGACCGTCACTTCCACCACCTCCTCTTCCACCTCTTCGTCGACAGCGCCTCCCGAAACTTCAACTATTACTTCGACGAGCACCACCCCGGCCACCTCGACCACAAGCACCAGCAGCTCCGCCTGCGTGTCTACCACCGTCGTGCCCCCGCAGTGCGAGTACAAGTGCGGCAAGTGGTGCTCGTCGCCCCTCCCCGACTGGAACGACCCCAAGACGTGCAAGAATGCCTGGTCTAGCTGCCACGTCCAAGTTGCGTCCTGCTTCAAGCAGGCCGGGTGGCCCGACGTGCTCGACTGCTTCGAGTTTAGCCAGTGGTGCGCCGACATCGCCAAGTACTGCGACAGCAACCCGCGTGGCGGCTGCCGCAAGGACGACTTCTGGGGCAAGAAGCCCCCCAAGGGCGGTGCGCACCCATCCACTACCATCACTGTGACCGCCACGTGCGCCCCTGCCACCGGCACGGAGCCGCCCGCGACTTCTACCAAGCCCCCTGCCtccagcaccaccaccaggtGCCCCATCCCGACCCCCACCAACATCTGCATCCAGCCCAGTAGCCCGCTCTACGGCTACGGCCCGGGCAAGCCGGTCGGCGGCATCGACATGCCCGTCGTGAGCTGCAACGACCTCCCCAACGAGTGGGCCCAGTTCCCGTTCAAGGGCTACACCGACCGCGATAGCCGCAACTGCCGCAAGTATCAGCGGAACCAGTGCACAAACGTCTGCGCCGACGCCTGCAAGGAGCAGTACGAGGACTGCGTCAACGTCTACGCCGAGGGCTGCAAGCGCAAGCCGCACGGGCGCCGGGACGTCGGCTACTTTGAGTTCCGGGGCAGCGTCGAGAAGCGCACCTTCGGGTGGAACGACGACTTCTCGGGCGCCGTCAACAAGTGCAAGGCCCAGTACAGCGACTGCTTGAGGGTAAACAGGGGCGTCACGGGTGCCGGCAAGTGCACCAAGCCTTGCGGATGGTAG